In Leptodesmis sichuanensis A121, the following are encoded in one genomic region:
- a CDS encoding lysophospholipid acyltransferase family protein → MSRQREPFISLALYHLFKWSVVSPLLHTYFRGRIYGAEKVPQTGPLIVVSNHASDFDPPMLSNCVGRPVAFMAKEELFQVPVLKQAITLYGAYPVKRGSADRSAIRAALAALEQGWAVGIFITGTRTPDGRVTDPKLGAAMIAAKAQAPLLPVSLWGTEQIFQKGKKVPRSVPVTVRIGDPIPPPASGDREELEAVTQQCADVINGMLDLGR, encoded by the coding sequence ATGAGTAGACAGCGGGAACCCTTCATCAGCCTTGCACTTTACCACCTGTTCAAGTGGTCGGTTGTTAGTCCGCTGCTGCACACTTACTTTCGGGGCCGCATCTATGGAGCCGAAAAGGTGCCGCAGACGGGACCATTGATCGTCGTCAGCAACCATGCCAGTGATTTTGACCCACCGATGCTATCTAATTGTGTCGGTCGGCCAGTGGCCTTTATGGCCAAGGAAGAACTGTTTCAGGTGCCCGTCCTGAAGCAGGCGATTACCCTATATGGAGCTTATCCGGTGAAGCGGGGGTCTGCCGATCGCAGTGCCATTCGCGCTGCCCTGGCCGCTTTAGAACAGGGATGGGCGGTTGGTATTTTCATCACAGGCACTCGCACTCCCGATGGTCGCGTCACGGATCCCAAATTGGGGGCTGCTATGATTGCCGCCAAAGCCCAGGCTCCTCTCCTTCCCGTCAGCCTGTGGGGAACAGAGCAAATTTTTCAAAAGGGCAAGAAAGTTCCCCGTTCGGTTCCGGTTACGGTGCGGATTGGGGATCCGATTCCGCCTCCAGCATCCGGCGATCGCGAGGAGTTGGAAGCTGTAACTCAGCAGTGTGCTGACGTGATCAATGGGATGTTGGATCTGGGGCGATAA
- a CDS encoding beta-ketoacyl-ACP synthase 3: protein MKHAGAGIAITGSGSAAPVASLDNDQLSQIVDTSDEWITARTGIQQRRLANSGGTLAQLAIQAAEQAIAMAGLTALDIDLILLATSTPDDLFGTAGLVQAGLGASRAVAFDLTAACSGFVFGLVTASQFIHTGVYRNVVLIGADVLSRWVDWSDRRTCILFGDAAGAVVLQANERDRLLGFELRSDGTQNHYLNLAYQPQATSLLDGLEIGQGSFHPITMNGQEVYRFAVRRVPEVIEKALFRANLAVEAVDWLLLHQANQRILDAVAQRLNIAPEKVISNLARYGNTSAASIPLALDEVVRQGTVKPGDTIATAGFGAGLTWGAAIFQWGR, encoded by the coding sequence TTGAAACACGCAGGGGCAGGGATTGCCATCACAGGTAGCGGATCTGCAGCACCAGTGGCTTCCCTTGACAATGACCAACTCAGTCAAATCGTTGATACGTCCGATGAATGGATCACGGCCCGCACCGGAATTCAGCAACGACGATTAGCCAATTCTGGTGGAACGTTGGCTCAACTGGCGATTCAGGCTGCAGAGCAGGCGATCGCGATGGCTGGCTTAACCGCCCTGGATATTGACTTAATCTTGCTGGCCACTTCCACCCCGGATGATCTCTTCGGTACAGCGGGTCTGGTTCAAGCTGGGCTGGGAGCATCACGAGCCGTTGCCTTCGACCTGACTGCCGCCTGTTCTGGATTTGTGTTTGGTCTGGTTACAGCCTCCCAATTCATCCATACCGGGGTGTATCGCAATGTGGTGCTGATTGGTGCCGATGTCTTATCTCGCTGGGTGGATTGGAGCGATCGCCGCACCTGCATCCTGTTTGGTGATGCAGCCGGAGCCGTCGTCCTGCAAGCGAATGAGCGCGATCGGCTATTGGGCTTTGAATTACGCAGCGATGGTACGCAAAATCATTACCTGAATCTGGCCTATCAGCCTCAGGCCACTTCCTTGCTGGATGGCCTGGAGATTGGTCAGGGCAGCTTTCACCCCATCACCATGAATGGGCAGGAAGTCTACCGCTTTGCCGTGCGACGAGTGCCAGAGGTGATTGAAAAGGCTTTATTTCGAGCCAATTTGGCAGTGGAAGCGGTGGATTGGTTACTGCTGCATCAGGCAAACCAGCGCATTCTGGATGCCGTGGCCCAGCGTTTAAACATTGCCCCGGAAAAAGTGATCAGCAATCTTGCCCGGTACGGCAATACGTCTGCGGCCTCGATTCCCCTGGCGCTGGATGAAGTGGTACGGCAGGGTACCGTGAAACCCGGAGACACGATCGCCACTGCCGGATTTGGCGCGGGTTTAACCTGGGGTGCTGCTATTTTTCAATGGGGACGATAA
- the fabD gene encoding ACP S-malonyltransferase, whose translation MTKTAWVFPGQGSQAIGMGADLFDLPEAKERFAEANDILGWSIAEVCQNEEDKVSRTLYTQPCLYVVESVLADLMQAQGQQPDAVAGHSLGEYVALYAAGVFDFATGVTLVKRRAELMDSASDGMMAALIGCDREQLDQQIQQTPGVVLANDNNAAQVVISGAPAAVEAILNTVKAKRAVKLNVSGAFHSPLMKEAAAEFQTVLDQATFKTARVPVLSNVDPTPATDADILKQRLGQQMTGSVRWREISLQLAEIGMTRVVEIGPGKVLTGLIKRTCPTLVLENVSSLSDIP comes from the coding sequence ATGACAAAAACAGCATGGGTGTTTCCTGGGCAAGGATCGCAGGCGATCGGCATGGGGGCAGATTTGTTTGACCTGCCGGAAGCGAAAGAGCGCTTTGCTGAAGCAAATGACATTCTGGGTTGGTCGATCGCGGAAGTCTGTCAGAACGAAGAGGATAAGGTTTCTCGCACCCTCTATACCCAACCCTGTTTATATGTGGTTGAGAGTGTGCTGGCAGATTTGATGCAGGCCCAAGGACAGCAACCGGATGCCGTGGCAGGCCATAGTTTAGGAGAATACGTGGCGCTCTATGCCGCTGGCGTGTTTGACTTTGCCACGGGAGTGACGCTGGTGAAACGGCGGGCTGAGTTGATGGATAGCGCATCAGATGGGATGATGGCGGCCTTGATTGGCTGCGATCGCGAGCAACTGGATCAGCAAATTCAGCAAACTCCTGGAGTGGTGCTGGCCAATGACAATAATGCCGCCCAGGTGGTGATTTCTGGAGCGCCAGCAGCGGTAGAAGCCATTCTCAATACCGTGAAAGCCAAACGAGCTGTGAAGCTGAATGTTAGTGGAGCTTTTCACTCACCGTTAATGAAAGAGGCGGCAGCAGAGTTTCAGACGGTTCTCGATCAGGCTACCTTCAAGACGGCTCGCGTGCCTGTACTGTCCAATGTAGACCCCACCCCAGCCACTGATGCGGATATCTTGAAGCAACGCCTGGGCCAGCAGATGACGGGATCAGTACGCTGGCGAGAAATTTCTTTACAACTGGCTGAAATCGGCATGACGCGAGTGGTTGAGATTGGGCCAGGTAAGGTGCTGACGGGGTTAATTAAACGCACCTGTCCTACTCTGGTACTGGAAAACGTGAGTAGTTTGAGCGATATTCCCTGA
- the plsX gene encoding phosphate acyltransferase PlsX yields the protein MGSTRARIAIDAMGGDHAPGEIVAGALRAREELGVEVLLVGDPHRVEAALQHHSSAASLEIVPAEGTVEMGEEPLSSLKRKPKASINVAMELVKQKQADAVVSAGHSGAAMAAALLRLGRLKGIDRPAIGAVFPTLIAGKPVIVLDVGANVDCRPKFLEQFAVMGSVYSEYVLGVPEPKVGLLNIGEEECKGNELALRAHQLLQENAHISFIGNAEGRDVLSGRFDVIVCDGFVGNVLLKFAEAIGEVALQILREELPQGMHGKLGTSLLKPNLKRIKQRMDHAEHGGGLLLGVDGVCIISHGSSQAPSIFNAIRLAREAVDNRVSERIQASYTRQKSAVSSQQGED from the coding sequence ATGGGATCAACGCGGGCACGAATTGCAATTGATGCCATGGGAGGGGATCACGCTCCCGGTGAAATTGTGGCTGGAGCTTTGAGGGCACGGGAGGAACTGGGTGTTGAAGTATTACTGGTTGGGGATCCACACCGAGTTGAAGCAGCTTTGCAACACCATTCCAGTGCGGCCTCTTTGGAAATTGTTCCGGCTGAGGGAACCGTTGAAATGGGTGAAGAACCCCTCAGTTCGCTCAAGCGTAAGCCGAAAGCATCAATTAATGTCGCAATGGAATTAGTCAAGCAGAAGCAGGCGGATGCAGTGGTTTCTGCCGGACATTCAGGAGCCGCAATGGCCGCAGCCCTGCTGCGATTGGGGCGCTTGAAGGGTATCGATCGCCCCGCCATTGGAGCCGTCTTTCCTACCCTGATTGCTGGCAAGCCCGTGATTGTGCTGGACGTAGGCGCGAATGTGGATTGCCGTCCCAAGTTTTTAGAGCAGTTTGCCGTCATGGGGTCGGTATACTCCGAATATGTTTTGGGAGTTCCAGAGCCGAAAGTGGGTCTGCTGAATATCGGGGAAGAAGAATGTAAGGGGAATGAACTGGCTCTACGTGCCCATCAGCTTTTGCAAGAGAATGCCCATATCTCCTTCATTGGTAATGCGGAGGGACGAGATGTGCTATCCGGTCGATTTGATGTGATTGTCTGTGACGGCTTTGTCGGCAATGTACTGTTGAAGTTTGCCGAAGCGATCGGGGAAGTAGCCCTGCAAATTCTCAGAGAAGAGTTGCCGCAAGGAATGCACGGCAAACTAGGTACTTCTTTACTGAAACCGAATTTAAAGCGTATCAAGCAGCGCATGGATCATGCTGAACACGGAGGTGGCTTATTGCTGGGAGTGGATGGCGTTTGTATCATCAGCCATGGCAGTTCTCAGGCTCCCTCCATCTTCAATGCGATTCGGTTGGCCAGAGAAGCAGTAGATAACCGCGTGTCCGAGCGCATTCAGGCCAGCTACACCAGACAAAAGTCGGCAGTCAGCAGCCAGCAGGGAGAGGACTAA